ATCACGTCTTGCTGTCTATAGAGCCTAGCTACAGAGGCAGAGGATTTGGCAAAGAAGTGACACGCATGATGATGCATTATGGTGAGCTTGATATAAGtagtaataatactaataataatgtatatgaAGTCTTCACACTGTATTGAATTGATGCTTATTGGAATAAACCTCCACAGGCATCCACAAACTCGGAATCAAGAAATTTGAAGTAAAGGTCGGTTTGGAAAACCGGATCAGCGTAGATATGTTCAAGAAGCTCCAGTTCCAAGAGGTAATAAAAACTAATGGtattttaaagtaatgaaatCACAGTGGTGTAAggtgctgattattttccataacagcagctctgaccgTGGTACAGCTGTAATTCAAATCACTTGTGTATTGATTCACTGGATCTATTGAAATCATCAttactatagtaacagctcatttatGGGGAGTGCATGCtccttataataataaatagatttaaaactGAAAGAAAGTGAACTTTCTTTGTGAACTTTCTACAACagaattgtaataaaatgtatagaACATGGGATGtttcattttgtatttcttaaaagtaaccaaataataaaagtaaccGAGTACTGTAACTAAATTGTTTGATGTTGTATACgtgtataatgtataaacaAGACAAATgaaacatgaaggtcagctgctcTGGAATAGTTCCTGCAAGAGCAGTgttatcaagtgcatttgtaaaacccattaagcaccatgatgaaactgtctctcataaagaccttcccaggaaagcaggactacaacttacctctgctgcagaggagaagttcattaagagttaccagcctcagaaatcaccaattaacaaacagcacctcagataagAGCCGTTataaggctttacagagcagaagtatcagaaacatctcaatattaactgttcaaaagaggGGGTTGTTgcatttttggatgccttcagcattgttttgtgCACTatgtatccatccattcatcataTTGATTTGACCGGTCACTTCGTCAAGTCTGCTGCTGCTTTGTTTTAAATCCAGGGTTTGATATCTATCTTCTTCCTCTTTCAATACTCTTCTCAATACACTTTCTTCTCTCCTCGACAGCTCTCTCTCAGTGAGGTGTTTCAGGAAGTGACTCTCGGCCTGACCGTGAGTGAGTCATCATTGGAAAAGCTGCTGGGAAGCACGGATATAATGCAAGAGATACAGTATGGAAAAACTTGTGACTCTAGGCACAAAGAAAAAGAGTCGTTAAACACTGGAGCTGAGGGGAACTGAGATTG
The DNA window shown above is from Clarias gariepinus isolate MV-2021 ecotype Netherlands chromosome 14, CGAR_prim_01v2, whole genome shotgun sequence and carries:
- the nat9 gene encoding N-acetyltransferase 9, yielding MRINEDTLLEGSKVVLVPYTSEHVPRYHQWMKSAELQKLTASEPLTLEQEYDMQRSWREDEDKCTFIILDKQRWTDPMISEEECMVGDVNLFLTDPSDSTLAELEIMIAEPSYRGRGFGKEVTRMMMHYGIHKLGIKKFEVKVGLENRISVDMFKKLQFQELSLSEVFQEVTLGLTVSESSLEKLLGSTDIMQEIQYGKTCDSRHKEKESLNTGAEGN